One Paralichthys olivaceus isolate ysfri-2021 chromosome 8, ASM2471397v2, whole genome shotgun sequence genomic region harbors:
- the LOC109627296 gene encoding N-acetylmuramoyl-L-alanine amidase isoform X2 → MDSFIRAVQQVEDSDPGMSPLALVRALRRTAGHDDAMTIHFLGASNNLSDAEVLETTMLNASRFSFFDKAIHHIVTDYGEERGVVLAPDGTTVALAPLLLGIESGLRAKIEGKPANGIFPLTLARTLGLSFLSLQDFPPRYRMGPSGCWDNVEHPKVFSLSRLPTLATDAMINGGMDGVVLGMNLSNQSESEKPKALSKILKGYYSFTLHEGQGLDAVTSHISPKRREISRAFLEALDLHSQVMETLALVWKLEKTEWIAWDTGVGQAVKDGLKAFVHIYWDCPQIIRRCQWGAKSLQDTPIPLSLPLHFLYVHHTYEPSSPCMSFPQCSRDMRAMQRFHQEDRGWSDIGYNFVVGSDGYVYEGRGWKYLGTHTRGHNSLGYGVSIIGNYTATLPSRHAMDLLRHRLVHCAVNGGGLSANFTIHGHRQVVNTSCPGDAFFSEIRSWEHFRF, encoded by the exons ATGGACAGTTTCATCCGCGCTGTGCAGCAAGTTGAGGACTCTGACCCTGGCATGTCCCCTCTGGCTCTGGTCAGGGCCCTGCGGAGGACTGCTGGCCATGATGATGCAATGACAATCCATTTCCTGGGTGCGTCAAATAATCTCAGTGATGCTGAAGTCCTTGAGACAACAATGCTTAATGCCTCGCGCTTCAGCTTTTTTGATAAGGCCATCCATCATATTGTGACAGACTATGGAGAGGAACGTGGGGTGGTTCTTGCTCCAGATGGCACCACAGTGGCACTTGCACCATTACTGCTGGGAATCGAGTCAGGACTGAGGGCAAAGATTGAGGGTAAGCCAGCTAATGGCATCTTCCCTCTTACCTTGGCCAGGACACTGGGCCTGTCCTTCCTCAGCCTCCAGGACTTCCCACCACGTTATCGCATGGGGCCAAGTGGGTGCTGGGACAATGTGGAGCACCCTAAGGTGTTCAGTCTGTCTCGGCTTCCCACTCTGGCCACTGATGCTATGATTAATGGTGGCATGGATGGAGTTGTACTGGGCATGAACCTCAGCAATCAAAGTGAATCTGAAAAGCCAAAAGCCCTCAGTAAGATCTTGAAAGGATACTATAGTTTTACTTTGCATGAGGGGCAGGGCCTTGATGCTGTGACCAGCCACATTAGCCCGAAGCGACGGGAGATATCTAGAGCCTTTCTGGAAGCACTTGATTTACACAGCCAGGTGATGGAGACACTGGCATTGGTCTGGAAGCTGGAGAAGACAGAATGGATTGCCTGGGACACTGGAGTGGGGCAAGCGGTGAAGGATGGATTGAAGGCATTTGTGCACATATACTGGG actGCCCTCAAATCATCCGTCGTTGTCAGTGGGGGGCAAAATCCCTCCAGGATACCCCCATCCCACTGTCTTTGCCCCTTCACTTCCTGTATGTGCACCACACCTACGAGCCATCCTCACCCTGTATGTCCTTCCCACAGTGCTCTCGTGACATGAGAGCCATGCAGAGGTTCCACCAGGAGGACCGTGGCTGGAGCGACATCGGATACAA CTTTGTGGTGGGCTCTGACGGCTACGTATATGAAGGAAGAGGTTGGAAATACCTCGGCACACACACCAGGGGCCACAATAGCCTCGGGTATGGAGTGTCAATCATTGGTAACTACACCGCCACCCTTCCCTCTCGCCACGCCATGGACCTATTGCGTCATCGTCTGGTCCATTGTGCAGTAAATGGAGGAGGATTGTCTGCCAACTTCACCATCCATGGCCACAGGCAGGTGGTTAACACTTCCTGTCCTGGAGATGCCTTCTTCTCTGAAATAAGAAGCTGGGAACACTTCAGGTTCTGA
- the LOC109627296 gene encoding N-acetylmuramoyl-L-alanine amidase isoform X1, which produces MQNMTFFGLSIFVLASFCLLSTCSKPVGVHLRNMDSFIRAVQQVEDSDPGMSPLALVRALRRTAGHDDAMTIHFLGASNNLSDAEVLETTMLNASRFSFFDKAIHHIVTDYGEERGVVLAPDGTTVALAPLLLGIESGLRAKIEGKPANGIFPLTLARTLGLSFLSLQDFPPRYRMGPSGCWDNVEHPKVFSLSRLPTLATDAMINGGMDGVVLGMNLSNQSESEKPKALSKILKGYYSFTLHEGQGLDAVTSHISPKRREISRAFLEALDLHSQVMETLALVWKLEKTEWIAWDTGVGQAVKDGLKAFVHIYWDCPQIIRRCQWGAKSLQDTPIPLSLPLHFLYVHHTYEPSSPCMSFPQCSRDMRAMQRFHQEDRGWSDIGYNFVVGSDGYVYEGRGWKYLGTHTRGHNSLGYGVSIIGNYTATLPSRHAMDLLRHRLVHCAVNGGGLSANFTIHGHRQVVNTSCPGDAFFSEIRSWEHFRF; this is translated from the exons ATGcaaaatatgactttttttggtCTGTCAATTTTTGTTCTTGCTTCATTCTGCCTCCTTTCTACCTGCAGCAAGCCGGTAG GTGTCCACTTACGGAACATGGACAGTTTCATCCGCGCTGTGCAGCAAGTTGAGGACTCTGACCCTGGCATGTCCCCTCTGGCTCTGGTCAGGGCCCTGCGGAGGACTGCTGGCCATGATGATGCAATGACAATCCATTTCCTGGGTGCGTCAAATAATCTCAGTGATGCTGAAGTCCTTGAGACAACAATGCTTAATGCCTCGCGCTTCAGCTTTTTTGATAAGGCCATCCATCATATTGTGACAGACTATGGAGAGGAACGTGGGGTGGTTCTTGCTCCAGATGGCACCACAGTGGCACTTGCACCATTACTGCTGGGAATCGAGTCAGGACTGAGGGCAAAGATTGAGGGTAAGCCAGCTAATGGCATCTTCCCTCTTACCTTGGCCAGGACACTGGGCCTGTCCTTCCTCAGCCTCCAGGACTTCCCACCACGTTATCGCATGGGGCCAAGTGGGTGCTGGGACAATGTGGAGCACCCTAAGGTGTTCAGTCTGTCTCGGCTTCCCACTCTGGCCACTGATGCTATGATTAATGGTGGCATGGATGGAGTTGTACTGGGCATGAACCTCAGCAATCAAAGTGAATCTGAAAAGCCAAAAGCCCTCAGTAAGATCTTGAAAGGATACTATAGTTTTACTTTGCATGAGGGGCAGGGCCTTGATGCTGTGACCAGCCACATTAGCCCGAAGCGACGGGAGATATCTAGAGCCTTTCTGGAAGCACTTGATTTACACAGCCAGGTGATGGAGACACTGGCATTGGTCTGGAAGCTGGAGAAGACAGAATGGATTGCCTGGGACACTGGAGTGGGGCAAGCGGTGAAGGATGGATTGAAGGCATTTGTGCACATATACTGGG actGCCCTCAAATCATCCGTCGTTGTCAGTGGGGGGCAAAATCCCTCCAGGATACCCCCATCCCACTGTCTTTGCCCCTTCACTTCCTGTATGTGCACCACACCTACGAGCCATCCTCACCCTGTATGTCCTTCCCACAGTGCTCTCGTGACATGAGAGCCATGCAGAGGTTCCACCAGGAGGACCGTGGCTGGAGCGACATCGGATACAA CTTTGTGGTGGGCTCTGACGGCTACGTATATGAAGGAAGAGGTTGGAAATACCTCGGCACACACACCAGGGGCCACAATAGCCTCGGGTATGGAGTGTCAATCATTGGTAACTACACCGCCACCCTTCCCTCTCGCCACGCCATGGACCTATTGCGTCATCGTCTGGTCCATTGTGCAGTAAATGGAGGAGGATTGTCTGCCAACTTCACCATCCATGGCCACAGGCAGGTGGTTAACACTTCCTGTCCTGGAGATGCCTTCTTCTCTGAAATAAGAAGCTGGGAACACTTCAGGTTCTGA
- the LOC109627296 gene encoding N-acetylmuramoyl-L-alanine amidase isoform X3 gives MQNMTFFGLSIFVLASFCLLSTCSKPVGVHLRNMDSFIRAVQQVEDSDPGMSPLALVRALRRTAGHDDAMTIHFLGASNNLSDAEVLETTMLNASRFSFFDKAIHHIVTDYGEERGVVLAPDGTTVALAPLLLGIESGLRAKIEGKPANGIFPLTLARTLGLSFLSLQDFPPRYRMGPSGCWDNVEHPKVFSLSRLPTLATDAMINGGMDGVVLGMNLSNQSESEKPKALSKILKGYYSFTLHEGQGLDAVTSHISPKRREISRAFLEALDLHSQVMETLALVWKLEKTEWIAWDTGVGQAVKDGLKAFVHIYWDCPQIIRRCQWGAKSLQDTPIPLSLPLHFLYVHHTYEPSSPCMSFPQCSRDMRAMQRFHQEDRGWSDIGYK, from the exons ATGcaaaatatgactttttttggtCTGTCAATTTTTGTTCTTGCTTCATTCTGCCTCCTTTCTACCTGCAGCAAGCCGGTAG GTGTCCACTTACGGAACATGGACAGTTTCATCCGCGCTGTGCAGCAAGTTGAGGACTCTGACCCTGGCATGTCCCCTCTGGCTCTGGTCAGGGCCCTGCGGAGGACTGCTGGCCATGATGATGCAATGACAATCCATTTCCTGGGTGCGTCAAATAATCTCAGTGATGCTGAAGTCCTTGAGACAACAATGCTTAATGCCTCGCGCTTCAGCTTTTTTGATAAGGCCATCCATCATATTGTGACAGACTATGGAGAGGAACGTGGGGTGGTTCTTGCTCCAGATGGCACCACAGTGGCACTTGCACCATTACTGCTGGGAATCGAGTCAGGACTGAGGGCAAAGATTGAGGGTAAGCCAGCTAATGGCATCTTCCCTCTTACCTTGGCCAGGACACTGGGCCTGTCCTTCCTCAGCCTCCAGGACTTCCCACCACGTTATCGCATGGGGCCAAGTGGGTGCTGGGACAATGTGGAGCACCCTAAGGTGTTCAGTCTGTCTCGGCTTCCCACTCTGGCCACTGATGCTATGATTAATGGTGGCATGGATGGAGTTGTACTGGGCATGAACCTCAGCAATCAAAGTGAATCTGAAAAGCCAAAAGCCCTCAGTAAGATCTTGAAAGGATACTATAGTTTTACTTTGCATGAGGGGCAGGGCCTTGATGCTGTGACCAGCCACATTAGCCCGAAGCGACGGGAGATATCTAGAGCCTTTCTGGAAGCACTTGATTTACACAGCCAGGTGATGGAGACACTGGCATTGGTCTGGAAGCTGGAGAAGACAGAATGGATTGCCTGGGACACTGGAGTGGGGCAAGCGGTGAAGGATGGATTGAAGGCATTTGTGCACATATACTGGG actGCCCTCAAATCATCCGTCGTTGTCAGTGGGGGGCAAAATCCCTCCAGGATACCCCCATCCCACTGTCTTTGCCCCTTCACTTCCTGTATGTGCACCACACCTACGAGCCATCCTCACCCTGTATGTCCTTCCCACAGTGCTCTCGTGACATGAGAGCCATGCAGAGGTTCCACCAGGAGGACCGTGGCTGGAGCGACATCGGATACAAGTAA